The following proteins come from a genomic window of Metarhizium brunneum chromosome 2, complete sequence:
- the apsB gene encoding Anucleate primary sterigmata protein B — MRDSKESDSAPEDTGHDANAQPDDSILKLLPPPGGASASGSTTGPSAMESSYVDAVTIDHSRAPDVTITEEAVREHFKDQESSFLPTLSPIATRTTAEDATGADDTIDTSGRKKDQNAEKRDDDHTSDVDVGNTTSSLENLDSSPTTAAAARTISRAVSMASSATRDGRTAPAAADEDDYRDETEHSFLSGADDPFLQSQISDKLDTGSTPSNSLRIGKRSKYLRSRYGSHRSSTSSLITNPESQDGSEATIGHGVDYALQSGGAVPALGMLRSTSNPFQRSISVGSMVSGFGGDDLNDLPNHHLDTLPEVSSPDRPNHNDPLRTPKASRENLKATAPTDTVIAQHVKNVQVPESLVKEYRFKNSLQTPRRPSNLTTSISTDTITKTGRNLTLKEQSSTIERLSKENFDLKLKVMFLSDRLDRLSEEGIKEMISENVELKTSLAVLQRDNKILRKRIKELERQARDEDNRPSTASSTDQTSKTNDEDAYEREQELIYLRERVEEYAIEIERLRNESLSRESEKLQLVQMVKTLGERSGSNAGVPDESAVWSDLLEQETVRREQADEDNRKLRDEIFRLKKELSAQGNMQHTTNIYNISKKPRDGAFSPTRATSGLSGETNVPDTNLGGVNVLVDELRRESEQLRHENAELRREVGAQTSMLTSRNREKERLYQEIEDLKMAQRRGGPAPSTIDSILDRSASRAGGHERSQSRGSGRTRQTLAEEESEREGLENKLAEVRDKLSEVRLQNQELQRELESCMVDFEAAVEGKRQAEDNAMSLQEDLDTAMNDLVALQAERDEAVREQGEMENEFEALRHEAQEEIDAMEAEADQRNEEIQRAYTDLKDRSENFDALQEEMRKMSEALVRLEDEQTGKLRRIQQLEEELDSSNKELEDLEQKLMEANEKNQRFSIQQESSQGEIAFLREEQEVDKIRIGDLEAAIANAEQNLRDEKDRARELDNRLQQERMHREIVADKEKEEVQQVVNELNREASNAKDEVRRLRKSLSSREVEATEWKERLIELENNLREALGDLNGTRSSLLKSIAKMQRELENTIRELDTTKASLVEKDRIIKQRDALLESHALESRKVTELLERERVAHRNTKAQYDTFQRTHQHLTQTASTQDVRIAELESTRGQDRRRLAQLEQTARDQLTERNELLLMLWHKLSALCGREWLNNNTLVDRQVVPSVEVIATRLPGFSKNLVGAIKAIEAMFGGLHSKIKSVERDLHREYQTLENNLEVRTKKLDRLETMLRNSVASGSLAPQDMHSRMARLEDAYRQLKVENATLRTANDVRSRAAHDGTTTPLGRGTTVKGSPSPGIPRGPGDRDRSRTSQLSQDRNSRSGGSSRSNTASGIPRPSSGNFTSMEVALPSEGEPTNNDNRWLLRLRDMEYKLKMEREGRNQDRAAARQRLGGLELENRDLRERVRRTNTDTE; from the exons ATGCGGGACTCAAAAGAGAGCGATTCCGCGCCGGAAGACACTGGGCATGACGCGAATGCGCAACCTGACGATTCCATTCTGAAGCTGTTACCACCACCTGGCGGCGCCTCTGCCTCGGGAAGCACCACTGGCCCGTCTGCAATGGAGAGCAGCTACGTTGACGCCGTAACGATAGATCATAGCCGGGCACCTGATGTCACTATTACGGAAGAGGCTGTACGCGAACATTTCAAGGACCAAGAgtcgagcttcttgcccACGCTGTCTCCCATCGCTACAAGGACAACAGCTGAGGATGCGACTGGCGCCGACGATACGATAGATACATCTGGCAGAAAGAAGGACCAGAATGCGGAGAAACGAGACGACGACCATACTAGTGATGTTGATGTTGGAAATACTACATCGAGTCTTGAGAATCTGGACTCTTCCCCTACGACTGCCGCCGCTGCAAGAACCATTTCGAGAGCTGTTAGCATGGCTAGTAGCGCGACAAGGGATGGCCGTACTGCGCCTGCGGCAGCAGACGAAGATGATTATAGAGACGAGACCGAACATTCATTTCTGTCTGGTGCAGACGACCCGTTCTTACAATCCCAAATATCTGATAAGCTTGACACGGGAAGCACACCCAGTAATTCCTTGAGGATTGGCAAACGGTCAAAATATTTGCGCAGCCGGTACGGCAGCCACCGATCATCGACATCTTCGCTCATCACGAATCCAGAATCACAAGACGGTAGCGAGGCCACTatcggccatggtgttgactATGCTCTGCAATCAGGCGGCGCCGTTCCGGCGTTGGGGATGTTACGCTCGACAAGCAACCCCTTTCAGCGTTCGATAAGTGTTGGTAGTATGGTGTCTGGCTTCGGTGGCGACGATTTGAATGATTTGCCAAACCACCACCTGGATACTCTTCCAGAAGTCTCGAGCCCTGACAGACCGAACCACAACGACCCCCTCAGGACCCCAAAGGCCTCACGAGAGAATTTGAAGGCTACTGCACCTACAGATACCGTCATAGCTCAGCATGTCAAGAATGTACAAGTTCCCGAGTCGTTGGTGAAGGAATACCGGTTTAAGAACAGCCTTCAAACGCCTCGCCGACCATCTAACCTCACCACAAGTATTAGCACTGACACCATAACAAAAACCGGCAGGAACCTCACGTTGAAAGAACAGAGCAGCACTATCGAGAGGCTGTCAAAGGAGAACTTTGATTTAAAGCTGAAGGTCATGTTTCTGAGCGACCGTCTGGATAGACTCTCTGAGGAaggcatcaaagaaatgATCTCTGAGAACGTGGAACTCAAAACTAGTCTTGCGGTGTTGCAACGTGACAACAAAATCCTCCGGAAACGCATCAAGGAGCTCGAGAGACAAGCCCGAGATGAAGACAATAGACCAagcacggcctcgtcgacagATCAAACCTCCAAAACAAACGATGAAGATGCCTATGAGAGAGAACAGGAGCTTATATACCTGCGCGAACGGGTTGAAGAGTATGCTATTGAGATCGAGAGGCTTCGCAACGAGAGTCTTAGTCGGGAATCGGAGAAGTTGCAGCTTGTTCAAATGGTCAAGACGCTTGGTGAGCGATCTGGCAGTAATGCCGGCGTGCCTGATGAATCTGCGGTTTGGAGCGACTTGCTGGAACAGGAAACTGTCCGTCGAGAACAAGCAGATGAAGACAACCGGAAACTACGGGACGAAATTTTTCGGCTCAAGAAGGAGCTTTCTGCGCAAGGCAACATGCAACACACCACCAATATTTACAATATTTCCAAGAAGCCTCGCGATGGCGCGTTCTCGCCTACTCGAGCAACGTCTGGTCTATCTGGGGAGACAAATGTTCCCGACACGAACCTCGGCGGGGTTAACGTCTTGGTTGATGAACTGCGGCGGGAAAGTGAACAACTGCGGCATGAGAACGCTGAGTTGAGGCGTGAGGTTGGCGCGCAGACTTCAATGCTTACTTCGAGGAACCGCGAGAAAGAAAGGCTCTACCAGGAGATTGAAGATCTCAAAATGGCTCAGCGCCGTGGTGGTCCTGCTCCATCCACCATAGACAGCATACTTGACCGCTCGGCGTCCCGTGCCGGTGGTCATGAACGATCACAATCCCGGGGAAGCGGACGGACTAGGCAGACTTTGGCTGAGGAAGAATCTGAACGCGAGGGGCTAGAAAACAAGCTGGCTGAAGTACGAGACAAACTCAGCGAAGTCAGGCTCCAGAACCAGGAATTGCAGAGAGAACTTGAGTCTTGCATGGTAGACTTTGAGGCTGCGGTCGAGGGCAAGCGGCAAGCGGAAGATAACGCCATGTCCCTGCAAGAAGATCTTGACACGGCTATGAACGATCTCGTTGCTCTACAAGCTGAACGAGACGAGGCCGTTCGCGAACAGGGTGAAATGGAGAACGAGTTTGAAGCTTTACGCCATGAAGCCCAGGAAGAGATCGATGCGatggaggccgaggccgatcAACGTAATGAAGAGATTCAGCGCGCATATACCGACTTGAAAGATCGCTCAGAGAATTTCGACGCCTTGCAGGAAGAGATGCGAAAGATGAGCGAGGCTCTGGTGCGGCTGGAAGATGAACAAACCGGCAAATTGCGTCGTATCCAACAGCTTGAGGAAGAGTTAGACTCGTCAAATAAGGAGCTCGAGGACTTGGAACAGAAGTTGATGGAGGCAAACGAGAAGAACCAGCGCTTCTCGATACAACAAGAATCAAGCCAGGGAGAGATTGCCTTTTTGCGCGAGGAGCAAGAGGTGGACAAGATTCGTATCGGGGATCTGGAGGCGGCAATTGCCAACGCGGAGCAAAATCTGCGAGACGAAAAAGACAGAGCCAGGGAGTTGGATAACCGCCTTCAACAAGAGCGCATGCACAGAGAGATTGTcgccgacaaggaaaaggaagaggtCCAGCAGGTTGTGAATGAACTCAACCGGGAGGCTTCAAATGCCAAGGACGAAGTAAGGCGACTGCGTAAGAGTCTGTCGTCTCGGGAGGTCGAGGCTACGGAGTGGAAGGAGAGGTTGATAGAGCTCGAGAATAATCTTCGAGAAGCTCTTGGTGACCTCAACGGCACCCGATCTTCTCTTCTCAAG TCGATTGCCAAAATGCAACGGGAACTCGAGAACACAATTCGCGAGCTCGATACAACAAAGGCGTCGTTGGTCGAGAAAGATCGCATCATTAAACAACGAGACGCTCTTTTGGAATCTCATGCTCTTGAGTCACGAAAGGTTACCGAGTTGTTGGAAAGGGAGCGCGTCGCGCACCGCAATACAAAGGCGCAATATGACACATTTCAGAGGACACATCAGCACCTCACACAGACGGCTAGTACCCAGGATGTCAGAATTGCGGAGCTGGAGAGCACCAGGGGTCAGGATCGCAGAAGGCTTGCCCAGCTTGAGCAGACTGCTCGCGATCAGCTTACAGAGAGGAACGAGCTGCTTCTGATGCTGTGGCACAAATTGAGTGCTCTTTGCGGGCGGGAATGGCTTAATAACAATACGCTTGTCGATCGGCAAGTTGTCCCATCGGTTGAAGTGATTGCGACCCGGCTTCCCGGCTTCTCGAAAAACCTTGTTGGCGCCATCAAGGCGATTGAGGCTATGTTTGGAGGGCTGCATTCCAAGATCAAGTCGgtggaacgagacttgcATCGAGAGTACCAGACTCTTGAGAACAATCTTGAAGTGAGAACCAAGAAGCTGGATCGTCTCGAGACCATGTTGCGAAACTCGGTGGCCTCGGGAAGCCTAGCTCCTCAGGATATGCACAGTCGAATGGCCCGGTTGGAGGATGCCTATCGCCAACTCAAGGTTGAGAATGCGACGCTTCGGACGGCCAATGATGTACGAAGTCGTGCTGCCCATGACGGCACAACAACACCTTTAGGCAGAGGTACCACTGTTAAAGGCTCACCTTCACCGGGCATTCCACGCGGGCCGGGAGATCGTGATAGGAGTCGAACTTCCCAGCTGAGCCAAGACAGGAACAGCCGCTCAGGGGGGTCATCTCGGTCCAACACTGCTTCTGGCATACCCCGGCCATCCTCGGGCAATTTCACCAGCATGGAAGTTGCCTTGCCGAGTGAGGGCGAGCCGACCAATAATGACAACCGCTGGCTCCTGAGACTTCGGGACATGGAGTATAAACTGAAGATGGAGCGAGAAGGCCGCAACCAAGATCGAGCAGCTGCACGGCAACGGCTCGGCGGATTGGAATTGGAGAATAGAGATCTCAGAGAGAGAGTAAGGAGGACAAACACAGACACTGAGTAG